The DNA sequence CAGCTGAGTTGCGTGATGGGGTTAAGGATGGAGCGCAAAACTTTGGGGCGAGTTGTGTTTTGCTTTGACCCCAAAGTCTGATTCTTTGTGATTGTATTTAATTTCAGTTTGTTATTGTCAACCTAAAGACCATGTGGTCTTGTATCCTCAGACACTTTCATGTTAAGTACATGCGGCTACACGCATTATCTTGTCCTACTTGTCATCCAGCGCCCTCTAGTGAGTAGAAGTAGCTCAGTCTCTAAAGTACTTACAGATTTGGAACCTGATGGTTACAGCACGAGTTCATCTACAGACTAAGTCAAATCACAACTATCTGCTGGAGGTATGTGAGATGAATCCTGACTAGAGGCTTGGCTAGAACATTTCCAGTATGATTCTAGAAAGTTTCCAGTAAATCTCATGAGTATAATAATACTAATAGTAATTGCTGAAATATTTAGTTTTGTCATAAGCAACAAAAATTCTCCACAAACGTGTGACAATTTCGCAAATGAATTTTTAAGAAGTTTTGATGATTTTATCAAAATCACCAATTCTTTCATTGAAGAACAAAAACACGAATGTTGAGTTAAATACTACTCACCCCCCACCCTGTCTTTATTTTCTTCCCAGAGTCAAGATGCAGAAGAGTATTTGGCACTCACCGCCAAGTATGGCTGTTGGAACTGGGTGAGGAGGAGACGTAAGGGGAAGAAAAGTGTATCAAGGGACTAAAGACGGACACCAGGAATAGTAAGTAGGGTGATCTGTATTCAACCAAATATTGTATGTTCAGTCACAGTCAGATTGATGGCAGAATCAACAGAGAGCTTATACtgtgccttgctcaagggcaaCTCGACAGTTGTCCAGATGCAGACTAGCATCTGTCCTTTTGTCCCACTGCAGATTGTCGCACATCTCAATGTTTCGTTCAAGTTTCTACTGAGCCACCACTTCACCACCCTACCGCCTGCCGGCCCTCCGACTTCGACATTGAGCCCGCAAGGCAGGGGAGCCCCAAGTGGATTTTCATGGCAGCGGCACTCTAGGGCTGCCATGGCAGCTGCTGCCGCCGATGCCTCACACCGTATTACCGCACTGACGCCGGAGGAAGAGGGACGACGGAGCGCCGTCAAGTTGTTTGGGAGCGCCGGCTCGCTGCTCCGCACAGATCGAGAGAGGGGGAAAGAgcgagaagaggaggaagaagaggtggGAAGAGGGAACGAGTGTTTGGTGTGTGGGGCTCTGTTTGCCTCTCAGGAGAAGCTCCGGCTCCACGCCTTGAGTCACACGGGAGAGAAACCCTTTCACTGCTCACAGCCACACTGCCCCAAGGCCTTCAGCTCCAAATACAAACTCTTCAGGTACTCAGCATTTCTCACATACTTGATAGGTCACGTTCACAATATATGCACATACAGAATAGTAGATGTGAGGTGAGGGAGGGgaaagtcacatgttttgacgcAAGTCAAACTCGAGTCGCTAATTTAAGCAAAAAGGAcatcaaagatttttttttttttttaaattcagcatTGGACCttttatattttcattaaaaagaaacaaacaagaaaatctcAAGTAAGTGAAGTCATTCGAATAGTTCAATGTCTCTTCTGACCTGCTAATGCCATGTGGTCCTCTGCAGGCATATGGCCACACACTCTCCACAGAAGACCCACCAGTGCTCATTCTGTGAGAAAATGTTCCATCGCAAGGACCACCTGAAGAACCACCTGCAGACCCATGACCCCAACAAGGAGGCCTTCAAGTGCGAGGAGTGCGGCAAGCCTTACAACACCAAGCTGGGCTACAAGCGCCACGTGGCCATGCACTCAGCCACCGCCGGGGACCTCACCTGTAAAGTTTGCATGCAGAGGTACGAGAGCACGCCCGTCCTCCTGGAGCACCTCAAGAGCCACTCGGGGAAATCTTCCGGcggggccaaggagaagaaacaCCCGTGCGACCACTGCGATCGCCGCTTCTACACGCGGAAGGACGTGCGGCGACACATGGTGGTGCATACCGGTCGCAAGGACTTCCTGTGCCAGTACTGCGCCCAGCGCTTTGGCAGGAAGGACCACCTGACGCGGCACGTGAAGAAGAGCCACTCGCAGGAGTTGTTGAAGATCAAGACCGAGCCTCCGGATATGCTAGGCCTCCTCAGCTCGGGGTCACCTCCTTGCTCCGTGAAGGAGGAACTCAGCCCCATGATGTGCAGCGTGGGTCCTAATAAAGACCCCATGATGGGCAAGCCCTTCCCAAGCGGGGCCCCCTTCACCATGGGCGTGTACAAC is a window from the Syngnathus scovelli strain Florida chromosome 2, RoL_Ssco_1.2, whole genome shotgun sequence genome containing:
- the plagl2 gene encoding zinc finger protein PLAGL2 isoform X1 — translated: MAAAAADASHRITALTPEEEGRRSAVKLFGSAGSLLRTDRERGKEREEEEEEVGRGNECLVCGALFASQEKLRLHALSHTGEKPFHCSQPHCPKAFSSKYKLFRHMATHSPQKTHQCSFCEKMFHRKDHLKNHLQTHDPNKEAFKCEECGKPYNTKLGYKRHVAMHSATAGDLTCKVCMQRYESTPVLLEHLKSHSGKSSGGAKEKKHPCDHCDRRFYTRKDVRRHMVVHTGRKDFLCQYCAQRFGRKDHLTRHVKKSHSQELLKIKTEPPDMLGLLSSGSPPCSVKEELSPMMCSVGPNKDPMMGKPFPSGAPFTMGVYNPHHLQAMSNSGVSHPHPPLMSAPLSVGMGCHVDSTGSLHPHSHHHHHHHHHHHHHHSPPTPPPHHQPSAPQQQHHSQQGPKYQLGSTSYLLDKPLKVEMESFLLDLQSGLPGPLPSSEPHAAVSPPKDGLEPPAGLAEELCGDPLLSKSPAVIAESLSAANMDFSHLLGFLPLNLPPYSAPMSTGGLVMGYTSSATSSSSSSSSLHAGEPHAAAAAAAAVMAPLTSLQPQPQEHQSSSGGLGLGPLHPLPPVFSSSLSTTTLPRFHQAFQ